A DNA window from Streptomyces canus contains the following coding sequences:
- a CDS encoding acyltransferase domain-containing protein translates to MLPDADELAEVLVELAVPHEDVGELVRMGRRVMDDPELRRFLEHSVDELVRDMGRADDPVVLPELDWPAGALQRCFPAYVFVAALPHTRAYHRSRGIPAEVSRRTLADLGRNMAVHRRRYGRTGVQSPRWLTRHSRGELYQLGRLQFERTRYGPWNRRTLAAAGLDIAPGTPCLSLHIPDFLGPLSPEACARSLTLAAEFFARHFAEEPYGAALCHSWLLDPQLKGYLPADSNIVRFQERFRLAPEDPEPEDAEPVQFVFGDPELSVESLPRRTALERAVGDHLRAGGHWYLGHGWFPW, encoded by the coding sequence GTGCTTCCGGACGCCGACGAACTGGCCGAGGTGCTGGTGGAACTCGCTGTACCGCACGAGGACGTGGGCGAACTCGTACGGATGGGCCGACGGGTCATGGACGACCCGGAGCTGCGGCGGTTCCTGGAACACTCCGTCGACGAACTCGTCCGGGACATGGGCAGGGCCGACGACCCGGTCGTCCTGCCCGAGCTCGACTGGCCGGCCGGCGCCCTCCAACGCTGCTTCCCCGCCTACGTGTTCGTGGCGGCGCTGCCCCACACGCGCGCGTACCACCGCTCGCGCGGCATCCCGGCCGAGGTGTCCCGGCGCACCCTCGCCGACCTCGGGCGGAACATGGCCGTGCACCGCAGGCGGTACGGCAGGACGGGCGTGCAGTCACCCCGCTGGCTGACCCGGCACTCCCGGGGCGAGCTGTACCAGCTGGGACGACTCCAGTTCGAGCGGACGCGATACGGGCCGTGGAACCGTCGGACGCTCGCGGCTGCCGGGCTGGACATCGCCCCCGGCACGCCCTGTCTGAGCCTGCACATCCCCGACTTCCTCGGGCCGCTGTCACCGGAGGCGTGCGCTCGCTCGCTCACCCTGGCCGCCGAGTTCTTCGCCCGGCACTTCGCGGAGGAGCCGTATGGTGCCGCGCTGTGCCATTCCTGGCTGCTCGACCCGCAGTTGAAGGGGTATCTGCCCGCGGACTCCAACATCGTCCGGTTCCAGGAGCGCTTCCGGCTGGCCCCCGAGGACCCGGAGCCGGAGGACGCCGAGCCGGTGCAGTTCGTGTTCGGGGATCCGGAGCTGTCGGTGGAGAGCCTGCCACGCCGGACAGCGCTGGAGCGGGCTGTCGGTGATCACCTGCGGGCCGGCGGGCACTGGTACCTCGGGCACGGCTGGTTCCCCTGGTAG
- a CDS encoding DUF6343 family protein: MRTGSEPATARSALRMRFWLSVWGLVWAVFGTVAFALAGRTGWAIACGVLWLVITADMAMILRHIRQGPHYQPGPDIPPYRPPENRPR; encoded by the coding sequence ATGCGTACGGGCAGTGAGCCGGCGACCGCGCGCAGTGCGCTGCGGATGCGGTTCTGGCTGAGTGTGTGGGGGCTGGTCTGGGCGGTCTTCGGTACGGTCGCGTTCGCGCTGGCGGGCCGGACCGGGTGGGCGATCGCCTGCGGAGTGCTGTGGCTGGTGATCACCGCCGACATGGCGATGATCCTCCGGCACATCCGTCAGGGCCCGCACTACCAGCCGGGTCCCGACATCCCGCCGTACCGCCCGCCGGAAAACCGACCCAGGTAG
- a CDS encoding tetratricopeptide repeat protein, which yields MPETSGSTGRTPETHVIDFRAAEQLLSARDPRGAVKLLDSVIAAHPENTAARLLRARAFFAAAQLRPAELEFTIVLEREPDNAFAHFALARTYERQGRTDQARRHFRLAAALDPKPEFLKAARFDT from the coding sequence GTGCCCGAGACCAGCGGATCGACCGGACGTACTCCGGAGACGCATGTCATCGACTTCCGCGCAGCCGAGCAGTTGCTCTCCGCGCGGGACCCGCGGGGCGCGGTGAAGCTGCTCGACTCCGTCATCGCCGCCCACCCGGAGAACACCGCTGCCCGGCTGCTGCGCGCGCGTGCCTTCTTCGCCGCCGCGCAACTGCGGCCCGCCGAGCTGGAGTTCACCATCGTTCTGGAGCGCGAGCCGGACAATGCCTTCGCCCACTTCGCACTCGCCCGTACCTATGAGCGGCAGGGCCGGACCGACCAGGCCAGGCGTCACTTCCGGCTGGCGGCCGCGCTGGACCCGAAGCCGGAGTTCCTGAAGGCGGCGCGGTTCGACACCTGA
- the coaE gene encoding dephospho-CoA kinase — protein sequence MLKVGLTGGIGAGKSEVSRLLVEHGAVLIDADRIAREVVAPGTPGLAAVVEAFGEDVLAENGGLDRPKLGSIVFADPDRLAVLNSIVHPLVGARSRELESAAAEDAVVVHDVPLLAENALAPLYDLVVVVDASPETQLDRLVRLRGMTEQDARARMAAQATREKRLEIADVVIDNDVPLEVLRRRVQEVWGDLVRRARASRTSQE from the coding sequence ATGCTGAAGGTGGGCCTGACCGGCGGTATCGGCGCCGGCAAGAGTGAGGTGTCGAGGCTCCTCGTGGAGCACGGCGCCGTCCTGATCGACGCGGACCGCATCGCGCGCGAGGTCGTCGCGCCGGGCACGCCCGGCCTCGCCGCGGTCGTGGAGGCCTTCGGCGAGGACGTACTCGCCGAGAACGGCGGCCTCGACCGCCCCAAGCTGGGCTCCATCGTCTTCGCCGACCCGGACCGGCTGGCCGTACTGAACTCGATCGTGCATCCGCTGGTGGGCGCCCGCTCCCGCGAGCTCGAATCCGCCGCAGCCGAGGACGCCGTCGTCGTCCACGACGTGCCGCTCCTCGCGGAGAACGCCCTCGCGCCGCTCTACGACCTCGTGGTCGTCGTCGACGCGAGCCCCGAGACCCAGCTCGACCGGCTCGTCAGGCTGCGTGGCATGACCGAGCAGGACGCACGCGCGCGTATGGCAGCCCAGGCGACACGCGAGAAGCGCCTGGAGATCGCGGACGTCGTGATCGACAACGACGTACCCCTGGAAGTGCTGCGGCGACGCGTACAGGAGGTATGGGGCGATCTCGTACGCCGGGCACGCGCGTCCCGGACGTCTCAGGAATAG
- a CDS encoding PAC2 family protein — MLDPQGLYAWEPKGLAVVDMALAQESAGLVMLYHFDGYMDAGETGDQIVDRLLDSLPNQVVARFDHDRLVDYRARRPLLTFKRDRWTEYEEPTIDVRLVQDATGAPFLLLSGPEPDVEWERFAAAVQQIVERLGVRLSVNFHGIPMGVPHTRPVGLTPHGNRHDLVPGHRSPFDEAQVPGSAEALVEYRLMEAGHDVLGVAAHVPHYIARSTYPDAALTVLEAITAATGMVLPGIAHALRTDAHRTQTEIERQIQEGDEDLVALVQGLEHQYDAAAGAETRGNMLAEPVDIPSADEIGLEFERFLAEREGDS; from the coding sequence GTGCTTGATCCGCAGGGTTTGTACGCATGGGAGCCCAAGGGCCTCGCCGTTGTAGACATGGCGCTCGCCCAGGAGTCGGCCGGCTTGGTCATGCTCTACCACTTCGACGGATACATGGATGCGGGCGAGACCGGCGACCAGATCGTCGACCGGCTGCTCGACTCGCTGCCGAACCAGGTCGTGGCCCGTTTCGACCACGACCGGCTCGTCGACTACCGCGCCCGCCGTCCGCTGCTCACCTTCAAGCGCGACCGCTGGACGGAGTACGAGGAGCCCACGATCGACGTGCGGCTCGTCCAGGACGCCACCGGAGCGCCCTTCCTGCTGCTGTCGGGCCCGGAGCCGGACGTGGAGTGGGAACGCTTCGCCGCGGCCGTCCAGCAGATCGTGGAGCGGCTCGGCGTCCGGCTGTCCGTGAACTTCCACGGCATCCCGATGGGCGTCCCGCACACCCGCCCCGTCGGTCTCACCCCGCACGGCAACCGCCATGACCTCGTCCCCGGCCACCGCAGCCCCTTCGACGAGGCGCAGGTGCCCGGCAGTGCCGAGGCCCTGGTCGAGTACCGGCTCATGGAGGCCGGTCACGACGTCCTGGGCGTCGCGGCGCACGTTCCGCACTACATCGCGCGCTCGACCTACCCGGACGCGGCCCTGACCGTCCTGGAGGCCATCACGGCCGCCACCGGCATGGTCCTGCCCGGCATCGCCCACGCCCTGCGCACCGACGCCCACCGCACCCAGACCGAGATCGAGCGCCAGATCCAGGAGGGCGACGAGGATCTCGTGGCCCTCGTCCAGGGTCTCGAGCACCAGTACGACGCGGCGGCGGGCGCGGAGACCAGGGGCAACATGCTGGCCGAGCCGGTGGACATCCCGTCGGCGGACGAGATCGGCCTGGAGTTCGAGCGCTTCCTGGCCGAACGGGAAGGCGACAGCTGA
- the rpsA gene encoding 30S ribosomal protein S1, whose product MTSSTETTSTTPQVAVNDIGNEEAFLAAIDETIKYFNDGDIVDGVIVKVDRDEVLLDIGYKTEGVIPSRELSIKHDVDPNEVVAVGDEIEALVLQKEDKEGRLILSKKRAQYERAWGTIEKIKEEDGIVTGTVIEVVKGGLILDIGLRGFLPASLVEMRRVRDLQPYVGKELEAKIIELDKNRNNVVLSRRAWLEQTQSEVRQTFLTTLQKGQVRSGVVSSIVNFGAFVDLGGVDGLVHVSELSWKHIDHPSEVVEVGQEVTVEVLDVDMDRERVSLSLKATQEDPWQQFARTHQIGQVVPGKVTKLVPFGAFVRVDEGIEGLVHISELAERHVEIPEQVVQVNDEIFVKVIDIDLERRRISLSLKQANEAFGSDPASVEFDPTLYGMAASYDDQGNYIYPEGFDPETNDWLEGYETQREAWEHQYAEAQTRFEQHQQQVIKSREADAAAAAEGGDAAGAAPAAGGGGGGGGSYSSEGADTSGALASDEALAALREKLAGGQS is encoded by the coding sequence ATGACGAGCAGCACCGAGACCACCTCTACCACTCCGCAGGTAGCGGTCAACGACATCGGTAACGAGGAAGCCTTCCTCGCCGCGATCGACGAGACGATCAAGTACTTCAACGACGGCGACATCGTCGACGGCGTCATCGTGAAGGTCGACCGGGACGAGGTCCTGCTCGACATCGGTTACAAGACCGAAGGCGTTATCCCGAGCCGCGAGCTCTCCATCAAGCACGACGTCGACCCCAACGAGGTCGTCGCCGTGGGCGATGAGATCGAGGCCCTTGTTCTCCAGAAGGAGGACAAGGAAGGCCGCCTGATCCTCTCGAAGAAGCGCGCCCAGTACGAGCGTGCCTGGGGCACCATCGAGAAGATCAAGGAAGAAGACGGCATCGTCACCGGTACCGTCATCGAGGTCGTCAAGGGTGGTCTCATCCTCGACATCGGCCTCCGTGGCTTCCTGCCGGCCTCCCTCGTCGAGATGCGCCGCGTTCGCGACCTTCAGCCTTACGTGGGCAAGGAGCTCGAGGCCAAGATCATCGAGCTGGACAAGAACCGCAACAACGTGGTCCTGTCCCGCCGTGCCTGGCTCGAGCAGACCCAGTCCGAGGTTCGCCAGACGTTCCTCACGACCCTCCAGAAGGGTCAGGTCCGTTCCGGTGTGGTCTCCTCGATCGTCAACTTCGGTGCCTTCGTGGACCTGGGTGGCGTCGACGGACTGGTCCACGTCTCCGAGCTCTCCTGGAAGCACATCGACCACCCGTCCGAGGTTGTCGAGGTCGGCCAGGAAGTCACCGTCGAGGTTCTCGACGTCGACATGGACCGCGAGCGTGTCTCCCTGTCGCTGAAGGCGACCCAGGAAGACCCGTGGCAGCAGTTCGCCCGGACCCACCAGATCGGCCAGGTCGTGCCCGGCAAGGTCACGAAGCTGGTTCCGTTCGGTGCGTTCGTCCGCGTGGACGAGGGCATCGAGGGTCTGGTCCACATCTCCGAGCTGGCCGAGCGCCACGTGGAGATCCCGGAGCAGGTCGTCCAGGTCAACGACGAGATCTTCGTCAAGGTCATCGACATCGACCTCGAGCGCCGTCGCATCAGCCTCTCGCTGAAGCAGGCCAACGAGGCGTTCGGTTCGGACCCGGCCTCGGTCGAGTTCGACCCGACCCTGTACGGCATGGCCGCGTCGTACGACGACCAGGGCAACTACATCTACCCCGAGGGCTTCGACCCCGAGACCAACGACTGGCTCGAGGGCTACGAGACCCAGCGCGAGGCGTGGGAGCACCAGTACGCCGAGGCGCAGACCCGCTTCGAGCAGCACCAGCAGCAGGTCATCAAGTCCCGCGAGGCCGACGCGGCTGCTGCCGCCGAGGGCGGGGACGCCGCGGGTGCGGCTCCGGCCGCCGGTGGTGGCGGCGGCGGTGGCGGTTCGTACTCCTCCGAGGGTGCGGACACCTCCGGCGCGCTGGCTTCGGACGAGGCGCTTGCCGCGCTGCGCGAGAAGCTGGCCGGTGGGCAGAGCTGA
- a CDS encoding class I SAM-dependent methyltransferase, with protein MTSSRRSGRKSPQTNTREPIIQEPASHQQETGPDAESQATRRDADVTESSRANRGWWDRNADEYQVEHGTFLGDDRFVWGPEGLDEVEAELLGPSEDLKGRDVLEIGAGAAQCARWLAAQGARPVALDISHRQLQHALRIGTSFPLVCADAGALPFADASFDLACSAYGALPFVADPVLVLKEVRRVLRPGGRFVFSVTHPIRWAFPDEPGPEGLSVSASYFDRTPYVEQDEQGRAVYVEHHRTIGDRVRDVVAGGFRLVDLVEPEWPVWNTSEWGGWSPLRGNLIPGSAIFVCERD; from the coding sequence GTGACGTCGTCACGACGGTCGGGACGGAAGAGCCCGCAGACTAATACGAGGGAGCCGATCATCCAAGAGCCCGCATCGCACCAGCAGGAGACGGGTCCGGACGCGGAGTCGCAGGCCACCCGGCGTGACGCGGACGTCACCGAGAGCTCCCGGGCCAACCGGGGCTGGTGGGACCGCAACGCCGACGAGTACCAGGTCGAGCACGGCACGTTCCTCGGCGACGACCGCTTCGTGTGGGGCCCCGAGGGTCTCGACGAGGTGGAGGCCGAGCTGCTGGGCCCGTCCGAGGACCTCAAGGGCCGGGACGTCCTGGAGATCGGCGCCGGCGCCGCCCAGTGCGCGCGCTGGCTGGCGGCGCAGGGCGCCCGCCCGGTCGCCCTCGACATCTCCCACCGCCAGCTCCAGCACGCCCTGCGCATCGGTACGTCCTTCCCCCTGGTGTGCGCCGACGCGGGCGCGCTGCCCTTCGCGGACGCCTCGTTCGACCTGGCGTGCTCGGCGTACGGCGCGCTGCCCTTCGTCGCCGACCCGGTACTGGTCCTCAAGGAGGTGCGGCGCGTCCTGCGCCCGGGCGGCCGCTTCGTCTTCTCGGTCACCCACCCCATCCGCTGGGCCTTCCCGGACGAGCCCGGCCCCGAGGGCCTCTCCGTCTCCGCCTCCTACTTCGACCGCACGCCCTACGTCGAACAGGACGAGCAGGGCCGCGCGGTGTACGTCGAGCACCACCGCACGATCGGCGACCGGGTGCGTGACGTGGTCGCCGGCGGCTTCCGCCTGGTCGACCTGGTCGAGCCGGAGTGGCCGGTCTGGAACACCTCGGAGTGGGGCGGCTGGTCTCCCCTGCGCGGGAATCTGATCCCCGGGAGTGCGATCTTCGTGTGCGAGCGCGACTGA
- the hrpB gene encoding ATP-dependent helicase HrpB, producing MIRYDALDSLPVRGALPALRDALEGHGTAVLVAPPGTGKTTLVPLALAGLLDPDAPARKVVVAEPRRIAARAAARRMAWLLGEKVGASVGYSVRGERVVGRHARVEVVTTGVLLQRLQRDQELAGVDVVVLDECHERHLDADTTAAFLWDVRQALRPELRLVAASATTDAQGWARLLGDAPVVEAEGVPHPVEVVWAPPARPVRPPHGMRVDPALLTHVASVVRRALSERQGDVLCFLPGVGEIARVAGQLGGPGDVEVLQVHGRAPAAVQDAVLAGGERRRVVLATSVAESSLTVPGVRVVVDSGLAREPRVDHARGLSALATVRASQAAGRQRAGRAGREAPGAVYRCWAEAEDARLPRFPSPEIKVADLTAFALQVACWGDPDASGLALLDPPPGGAMAAARGVLTAVGAVDADGRATARGVRLARLGLHPRLGRALLDTSGAGAETVALLSEEPPREYGDDLAAAVRTARRGGDAYAGRWRTELRRLRSASAEFTEPAAGNDGLVAALAFPERVARADSGSYLMASGTRAELSDGSPLRGSPWIAVAVADRPVGRGHARVQLAAVIDEDTARSAAASLYSERQEVHWADGDVVARRVERLGAIELTARPLRDADAVLVREALLEGLRQEGLRLLRWTPDADVLRQRLAFLHHHLGDPWPEVSEDALHARVDEWLEPELSRARRRADLARIDAGQALQRLLPWASGEATRLEELAPERIAVPSGSRIRIDYGSPEQPVLAVKLQEMFGLQESPRIAGVPLLVHLLSPAGRPAAVTADLASFWKDGYKGVRAELRGRYPKHPWPEDPAGAEPTRHTKARLRP from the coding sequence GTGATCCGTTACGACGCCCTGGACTCCCTTCCCGTACGCGGTGCCCTGCCCGCGCTGCGCGACGCCCTGGAAGGCCACGGAACGGCCGTCCTCGTCGCCCCGCCGGGCACGGGCAAGACGACCCTCGTGCCGCTGGCCCTCGCCGGCCTGCTGGACCCGGACGCACCCGCGCGGAAGGTCGTCGTCGCCGAGCCCCGCCGGATCGCCGCCCGCGCGGCGGCCCGGCGGATGGCGTGGCTGCTGGGCGAGAAGGTCGGCGCGAGCGTCGGCTACAGCGTGCGCGGTGAGCGGGTGGTCGGACGGCACGCGCGCGTGGAGGTCGTCACGACAGGCGTGCTGCTCCAGCGGCTCCAGCGCGACCAGGAGCTGGCCGGCGTCGACGTGGTGGTGCTCGACGAGTGCCACGAACGGCACCTGGACGCGGACACGACCGCGGCCTTTTTGTGGGACGTACGGCAGGCCCTGCGGCCGGAGCTGCGGCTGGTGGCCGCGTCCGCGACGACCGACGCGCAGGGGTGGGCCCGGTTGCTGGGCGACGCGCCCGTGGTCGAGGCGGAGGGTGTCCCGCATCCGGTGGAGGTCGTGTGGGCGCCGCCGGCCCGTCCGGTACGGCCGCCGCACGGCATGCGCGTCGATCCCGCACTGCTCACGCACGTGGCGTCGGTCGTACGGCGGGCGCTGTCCGAGCGGCAGGGGGACGTGCTGTGCTTCCTGCCGGGTGTGGGAGAGATCGCGCGCGTGGCCGGCCAGTTGGGCGGTCCCGGTGACGTGGAGGTGCTCCAGGTGCACGGCCGGGCTCCGGCGGCCGTGCAGGACGCGGTGCTGGCGGGCGGGGAGCGGCGGCGGGTGGTTCTGGCGACCTCCGTGGCCGAGTCGTCCCTGACCGTGCCCGGAGTACGGGTGGTCGTCGACTCGGGGCTCGCTCGGGAGCCGCGCGTCGACCACGCGCGCGGGCTGAGCGCACTGGCGACCGTACGGGCCTCGCAGGCGGCCGGTCGCCAGCGGGCGGGCCGCGCCGGACGTGAGGCGCCGGGTGCGGTGTACCGGTGCTGGGCGGAGGCCGAGGACGCCCGTCTGCCGCGCTTCCCGTCGCCGGAGATCAAGGTGGCCGACCTGACGGCGTTCGCGTTGCAGGTGGCCTGCTGGGGCGATCCGGACGCGTCCGGGCTGGCTCTTCTGGACCCACCGCCGGGCGGGGCGATGGCGGCCGCGCGGGGCGTTCTGACGGCCGTGGGGGCGGTGGACGCCGACGGACGGGCGACCGCGCGGGGCGTGCGCCTGGCCCGTCTGGGCCTGCATCCCCGGCTGGGGCGGGCGCTGCTGGACACCTCGGGTGCCGGCGCCGAGACGGTCGCGCTGCTGTCGGAGGAGCCGCCCCGGGAGTACGGCGACGACCTGGCGGCCGCCGTCCGGACCGCGCGGCGGGGCGGTGACGCCTATGCGGGACGGTGGCGGACGGAGCTGCGGCGGCTGCGGTCCGCCTCGGCGGAGTTCACCGAGCCGGCTGCCGGAAACGACGGTCTCGTCGCCGCGCTCGCCTTCCCCGAACGGGTCGCCAGAGCCGACTCGGGCTCCTATCTCATGGCCTCCGGCACCCGCGCCGAACTCTCCGACGGCTCCCCGCTGCGGGGCTCGCCCTGGATCGCCGTCGCCGTGGCGGACCGGCCCGTCGGAAGGGGGCACGCGCGTGTGCAGCTCGCCGCCGTGATCGACGAGGACACGGCCCGGTCGGCGGCCGCGTCCCTGTACTCCGAGCGCCAGGAGGTGCACTGGGCCGACGGGGACGTCGTGGCACGGCGGGTGGAGCGGCTCGGGGCGATCGAGCTCACGGCACGGCCGCTGAGAGACGCCGACGCCGTCCTCGTACGCGAGGCACTTCTCGAAGGGCTCCGCCAGGAAGGGCTACGGCTGCTGCGGTGGACACCCGACGCCGACGTACTGCGGCAACGGCTCGCGTTCCTGCACCACCACCTCGGCGACCCGTGGCCCGAGGTGTCCGAGGACGCGCTCCACGCGCGCGTGGACGAGTGGCTGGAGCCCGAGCTGAGCCGCGCCCGGCGACGGGCCGACCTGGCGCGCATCGACGCCGGACAGGCGCTGCAAAGGCTCCTCCCCTGGGCCTCCGGTGAGGCCACGCGACTGGAGGAGCTGGCGCCCGAACGGATCGCCGTACCGAGTGGGTCCAGGATCCGCATCGACTACGGCAGCCCCGAACAGCCCGTCCTCGCGGTGAAGTTGCAGGAGATGTTCGGGCTGCAGGAGTCGCCCCGGATCGCCGGCGTGCCCCTCCTCGTCCATCTCCTCTCCCCCGCCGGGCGCCCCGCGGCCGTCACCGCCGATCTCGCGTCCTTCTGGAAGGACGGGTACAAGGGCGTCCGGGCGGAGTTGCGCGGCCGGTATCCGAAGCATCCGTGGCCCGAGGACCCGGCGGGCGCCGAGCCGACGCGGCACACCAAGGCACGGCTCAGGCCGTGA
- a CDS encoding DUF3068 domain-containing protein, translated as MRRKTSLVLLALAVFFAALSPLLRWYAFPRLAKIPANQYQDMVLEAKDATLIDYNDGMKEKKVPKVTIVQTLKGNVEASEKIEQTAGKDVVVWDGLSYVVGPDGKMVSKIPERYIFDAHTQEPVHATGEMVDGDPVKRAGIEFKFPFLTEKRDYEYFDAQARTSAPIHYKGTQTFRGVDVYYFEQTIPWTKVPFPKTMPVQGISPESIAKTGTTRWYTTVRKFWVEPLTGAPVYGEELHTEELRGGTLLGGRDKVTVFAGDVKMREDYIRHTVDLVKSNRTLVLLMTSYLPWGFLILGLLLLALSLWLEARSRRPAAMKAEEPEPVTA; from the coding sequence ATGCGCCGCAAGACCAGCCTGGTCCTGCTCGCCCTCGCCGTGTTCTTCGCGGCGCTGTCCCCGCTGCTGCGCTGGTACGCCTTCCCGCGCCTCGCCAAGATCCCCGCGAACCAGTACCAGGACATGGTCCTGGAGGCCAAGGACGCGACCCTCATCGACTACAACGACGGAATGAAGGAGAAGAAGGTCCCCAAGGTCACCATCGTGCAGACCCTCAAGGGCAACGTGGAGGCCTCGGAGAAGATCGAGCAGACGGCCGGTAAGGATGTCGTCGTCTGGGACGGCCTGTCCTACGTGGTCGGCCCCGACGGCAAGATGGTCTCCAAGATCCCCGAGCGCTACATCTTCGACGCCCACACCCAGGAACCCGTCCACGCGACCGGCGAGATGGTCGACGGCGACCCGGTCAAGCGCGCGGGCATCGAGTTCAAGTTCCCGTTCCTGACGGAGAAACGGGACTACGAGTACTTCGATGCCCAGGCCCGCACCTCGGCCCCCATCCACTACAAGGGCACCCAGACCTTCCGCGGCGTCGACGTCTACTACTTCGAGCAGACCATCCCCTGGACCAAGGTGCCCTTCCCGAAGACCATGCCGGTCCAGGGCATCAGCCCCGAGTCCATCGCCAAGACCGGCACCACCCGCTGGTACACCACGGTCCGCAAGTTCTGGGTCGAACCCCTCACCGGCGCGCCCGTCTACGGCGAGGAGCTCCACACCGAGGAACTGCGCGGCGGCACCCTCCTCGGCGGCCGCGACAAGGTGACCGTCTTCGCCGGCGACGTGAAGATGCGCGAGGACTACATCAGGCACACGGTCGACCTGGTCAAGTCGAACCGCACCCTCGTCCTCCTCATGACCTCGTACCTGCCGTGGGGCTTCCTGATCCTGGGCCTCCTGCTGCTGGCGCTGTCGCTGTGGCTGGAAGCCCGCAGCCGCCGCCCGGCCGCCATGAAGGCCGAGGAACCCGAACCGGTCACGGCCTGA